The Acidimicrobiia bacterium genome includes a region encoding these proteins:
- a CDS encoding SUF system NifU family Fe-S cluster assembly protein: MPGLEDLYREIILDHYRSPRNQGELETPPAHMAEGFNPLCGDEIKVFLAVENNTITDIRIGGQGCSISQSSASMMTTAVLGKTVEEARQVLQAFKEMMSIHEHELDDTDADAAPAPQLGDLEALRGVVKFPVRIKCATLGWNTLDQALVEATA; the protein is encoded by the coding sequence ATGCCAGGCTTAGAAGACCTCTACCGAGAAATAATCCTCGACCACTACCGCAGCCCCCGCAACCAGGGTGAGTTAGAAACCCCACCGGCTCACATGGCCGAAGGTTTCAACCCGCTTTGTGGCGACGAAATCAAAGTGTTCTTAGCCGTGGAGAACAACACCATCACCGATATTCGCATCGGTGGCCAAGGGTGCTCCATTAGCCAGTCATCAGCATCCATGATGACCACCGCCGTTTTAGGAAAAACCGTAGAAGAAGCCCGCCAAGTGCTGCAGGCCTTCAAAGAAATGATGTCCATCCACGAACACGAACTCGACGACACCGATGCTGATGCCGCTCCCGCTCCCCAACTCGGTGACCTTGAGGCGTTGCGGGGTGTGGTGAAGTTTCCGGTTCGCATCAAATGCGCCACCTTGGGCTGGAACACCCTTGACCAAGCGCTCGTCGAAGCGACCGCTTAG